Proteins encoded in a region of the Rhizobium sp. CC-YZS058 genome:
- the rpoN gene encoding RNA polymerase factor sigma-54, protein MALSASLFLRQNQTLAMTPQLMQSIQLLQMTHVELTQFIEQEVEKNPLLEFLSDSDAPVDASRLEREEGQAPAGFDGADLYEGTTTGSAERMSEVLDESFANVFPDDTAPQRADAPELLSQWKSMPGGGDADIGDGFDLEDFVASRQTLRETLTEQVPFSFSSARDRLIAQHLIDQLDEAGYLHADLADIAARLGCGLADVEAVLSTVQRFDPPGVFARSLSECLAIQLRLRNRLDPAMAALVDHLDLLARRDFQSLKKLCGVDEEDLIDMLAEIRTLDPKPGTCFESAPCEAIVPDIIVRAAPDGTWAVELNPETLPRVLVNQVYYATVSRHAPKNSHDQAFLSECLQNANWLTRSLDQRAKTIMKVATEIVRQQDAFFLHGVDHLRPLNLKTIADAIKMHESTVSRVTSNKYILTPRGVFELKYFFTVSINSAEGGDAHSAEAVRHRIRSMIVLESPEAVLSDDDIVDVLKSSGIELARRTVAKYREAMNIPSSVQRRREKRAMAKALA, encoded by the coding sequence ATGGCATTGTCGGCCAGCCTGTTCCTGCGCCAGAACCAAACCCTGGCAATGACCCCGCAGCTGATGCAGTCCATCCAGCTGCTGCAAATGACCCATGTCGAACTGACACAGTTCATCGAGCAGGAGGTGGAGAAGAATCCGCTGCTCGAATTTCTGTCGGATAGCGACGCGCCGGTCGATGCGTCCCGCCTCGAGCGCGAGGAGGGGCAGGCGCCCGCTGGTTTCGACGGCGCCGACCTTTATGAAGGGACAACCACCGGCAGCGCGGAGCGGATGAGCGAGGTTCTCGACGAAAGCTTTGCCAATGTCTTTCCGGATGATACGGCGCCGCAGCGCGCCGATGCGCCGGAACTGCTCAGCCAGTGGAAGTCGATGCCGGGCGGCGGCGATGCCGATATTGGCGATGGGTTCGATCTGGAGGATTTCGTCGCCAGCCGGCAGACCCTGCGCGAGACCTTGACCGAACAGGTTCCCTTCAGCTTTTCCAGCGCGCGCGACCGGCTGATCGCCCAGCACCTCATCGACCAGCTGGACGAGGCCGGCTATCTCCATGCCGATCTGGCGGACATTGCGGCCCGTCTGGGCTGCGGGCTTGCCGATGTCGAGGCCGTGCTGTCCACGGTGCAGCGTTTCGATCCGCCGGGCGTTTTTGCCCGTTCCTTGAGCGAGTGCCTTGCCATTCAGCTGCGCTTGCGCAACCGGCTCGATCCGGCCATGGCGGCGTTGGTCGATCATCTCGATCTGCTGGCGCGCCGGGACTTTCAAAGCCTGAAGAAGCTGTGCGGCGTCGATGAGGAGGACCTCATCGACATGCTGGCCGAAATCCGCACGCTCGACCCCAAGCCCGGTACCTGTTTCGAAAGCGCGCCTTGCGAGGCGATCGTGCCGGATATTATCGTGCGCGCCGCGCCGGACGGCACATGGGCGGTGGAGCTCAACCCGGAAACCCTGCCGCGTGTCCTGGTCAACCAGGTCTACTACGCCACCGTTTCGCGCCACGCGCCGAAGAACAGCCATGACCAGGCCTTCCTCTCCGAATGCCTGCAGAACGCCAATTGGCTGACCCGCAGCCTTGACCAGCGGGCAAAGACCATCATGAAGGTGGCAACCGAGATCGTGCGCCAGCAGGATGCCTTCTTCCTGCACGGGGTCGACCATCTGCGGCCGCTCAACCTCAAGACCATCGCCGACGCGATCAAGATGCATGAGTCGACGGTGAGCCGGGTCACCTCGAACAAGTACATTCTGACGCCGCGCGGCGTGTTCGAACTCAAATATTTCTTCACGGTCTCGATCAATTCGGCCGAAGGCGGCGATGCGCATTCCGCCGAGGCGGTGCGTCACCGCATTCGCAGCATGATCGTGCTCGAGAGCCCGGAGGCGGTGCTCTCCGACGACGATATCGTCGATGTGCTGAAGTCGAGCGGCATCGAGCTTGCGCGCCGCACGGTCGCGAAATATCGCGAGGCGATGAACATTCCCTCCTCGGTGCAGCGGCGGCGGGAAAAGCGGGCCATGGCCAAGGCCTTGGCCTGA